A single Amphiura filiformis chromosome 8, Afil_fr2py, whole genome shotgun sequence DNA region contains:
- the LOC140159596 gene encoding uncharacterized protein, which produces MTPWVREQTVEDIMEGLEFPLTTTYRYFSFRGQIFQQKFGTAMGSPVSPMMVANFYMEWLEQEASKAKTSPHIKPRLWKRYVDDVLEIVKKGSAEQLTAHINQIDKTGNIKFTYETESDQQIAFLDTLIVKRQDGSIKCLSQKDAYQPIMHFNSHHPLQHKLSVIRTLMDRKDKVITEEEDNKEVVPKIKEALKACG; this is translated from the coding sequence ATGACTCCGTGGGTGAGAGAACAAACCGTCGAAGACATTATGGAAGGTTTAGAATTTCCTCTCACCACTACATACCGGTACTTCTCTTTCCGCGGACAAATATTCCAACAAAAATTTGGTACCGCGATGGGCTCCCCCGTCAGCCCTATGATGGTTGCCAACTTCTACATGGAATGGCTGGAGCAAGAAGCCTCTAAGGCTAAAACATCTCCACATATCAAACCCCGGTTATGGAAGAGATACGTAGATGATGTGCTCGAAATTGTAAAGAAAGGTTCGGCAGAGCAACTAACCGCACATATCAACCAAATTGATAAGACCGgcaacatcaagttcacataCGAAACGGAATCTGACCAACAAATTGCATTTCTCGACACACTCATCGTGAAAAGGCAAGATGGATCCATCAAATGTTTATCGCAAAAAGATGCATACCAACCAATAATGCACTTCAATTCGCATCACCCATTACAACATAAACTCAGCGTCATAAGAACATTAATGGATAGGAAAGACAAGGTAATCACAGAAGAGGAAGACAACAAGGAGGTAGTTCCAAAAATAAAAGAAGCTCTCAAAGCATGTGGCTAG